A single window of Nicotiana sylvestris chromosome 5, ASM39365v2, whole genome shotgun sequence DNA harbors:
- the LOC138868956 gene encoding uncharacterized protein yields the protein MSEKRNIRDHKRRLLAAKYELRRKLYKALCKDPDLPSDMRDKHRYKLSKLPRKSSFARVRNRCIYTGRPRSVYEKNFSYPFSWISISRSFDGHKEIVLVATTKPIEQGLAPQQVYKQAMLMEEEKFSDEMDPQEMSENPQLLRGRTLSRLQDDQSESAGEKRKR from the exons ATGTCGGAGAAGCGAAATATACGAGATCACAAACGTAGATTGCTCGCGGCTAAATATGAATTGAGACGAAAGCTTTATAAAGCCCTTTGTAAAGATCCCGATCTTCCTAGTGATATGCGGGACAAACATCGTTATAAGTTGTCCAAGTTGCCAAGAAAGAGTTCCTTTGCACGAGTAAGAAACCGATGTATTTACACGGGTCGCCCTCGTTCTGTATATGAGAAAAATTTCTCGTATCCTTTTTCGTGGATTAGCATCTCGAGGTCCTTTGATGGGCATAAAGAAATCGTCTTGGTAGCAACCACCAAACCAATAGAACAAGGGTTAGCTCCGCAGCAGGTCTACAAGCAAG CTATGCTAATGGAAGAGGAAAAGTTTTCAGATGAGATGGACCCCCAAGAGATGAGCGAGAACCCCCAATTGCTTAGGGGTCGCACTCTGTCCCGCTTG CAAGATGATCAGTCCGAGAGTGCTGGAGAGAAGAGAAAGCGGTAA
- the LOC138891251 gene encoding cytochrome b, which yields MTIRNQRLSLLKQPISSTLNQHLIDYPTPSNLSYWWGFGSLAGICLVIQIVTGVFLAMHYTPHVDLAFNSVEHIMRDVEGGWLLRYMHANGASMFFIVVHLHIFRGLYHASYSSPREFVRCLGVVIFLLMIVTAFIGYVLPWGQMSFWGATVITSLASAIPVVGDTIVTWLWGGFSVDNATLNRFFSLHHLLPFILVGASLLHLAALHQYGSNNPLGVHSEMDKIASYPYFYVKDLVGWVAFAIFFSIWIFYAPNVLGHPDNYIPANPMSTPPHIVPEWYFLPIHAILRSIPDKAGGVAAIAPVFICLLALPFFKSMYVRSSSFRPIHQGIFWLLLADCLLLGWIGCQPVEAPFVTIGQISPLVFFLFFAITPILGRVGRGIPNSYTDETDHT from the coding sequence atgactATAAGGAACCAACGACTCTCTCTTCTTAAACAACCTATATCCTCCACACTTAATCAGCATTTGATAGATTATCCAACCCCGAGCAATCTTAGTTATTGGTGGGGGTTCGGTTCGTTAGCTGGTATTTGTTTAGTCATTCAGATAGTGACTGGCGTTTTTTTAGCTATGCATTACACACCTCATGTGGATCTAGCTTTCAACAGCGTAGAACACATTATGAGAGATGTTGAAGGGGGCTGGTTGCTCCGTTATATGCATGCTAATGGGGCAAGTATGTTTTTCATTGTGGTTCACCTTCATATTTTTCGTGGTCTATATCATGCCAGTTATAGCAGTCCTAGGGAATTTGTTCGGTGTCTCGGAGTTGTAATCTTCCTATTAATGATTGTGACAGCTTTTATAGGATATGTACTACCTTGGGGTCAGATGAGCTTTTGGGGAGCTACAGTAATTACAAGCTTAGCTAGCGCCATACCTGTAGTAGGAGATACCATAGTGACTTGGCTTTGGGGTGGGTTCTCCGTGGACAATGCCACCTTAAATCGTTTTTTTAGTCTTCATCATTTACTCCCCTTTATTTTAGTAGGCGCCAGTCTTCTTCATCTGGCCGCATTGCATCAATATGGATCCAATAATCCATTGGGTGTACATTCAGAGATGGATAAAATTGCTTCTTACCCTTATTTTTATGTAAAGGATCTAGTAGGTTGGGTAGCTTTTGCTATCTTTTTTTCCATTTGGATTTTTTATGCTCCTAATGTTTTGGGGCATCCCGACAATTATATACCTGCTAATCCGATGTCCACCCCGCCTCATATTGTGCCAGAATGGTATTTCCTACCGATCCATGCCATTCTTCGTAGTATACCTGACAAAGCGGGAGGTGTAGCCGCAATAGCACCAGTTTTTATATGTCTGTTGGCTTTACCCTTTTTTAAAAGTATGTATGTACGTAGTTCAAGTTTTCGCCCGATTCACCAAGGAATATTTTGGTTGCTTTTGGCGGATTGCTTACTACTAGGTTGGATCGGATGTCAACCTGTGGAGGCACCCTTTGTTACTATTGGACAAATTTCTCCTTTAGTTTTCTTCTTGTTCTTTGCCATAACGCCCATTCTGGGACGAGTTGGAAGAGGAATTCCTAATTCTTACACGGATGAGACTGATCACACCTGA
- the LOC138891252 gene encoding large ribosomal subunit protein uL5m, with translation MDQLMFPLYFHYENLSRQDLLLKPNHANVMEVPGSCKIIVVPKTAPSIKNGKLAMEIPCGQKLIQTQRASTGKSFRSNPFLGSNKDKKGYVSDLARQSTLRGHGMSNFLVRISTVMSLLDSPVEIRERSILFSMETEFCEFSPELEDHFEIFEHIRGFNVTIVTSANTQDETLPPWSGFLQKDEGETQ, from the coding sequence ATGGATCAACTCATGTTTCCACTCTATTTTCATTACGAAAATCTCTCACGTCAGGATCTGTTGCTCAAACCGAATCACGCCAACGTTATGGAAGTTCCTGGATCGTGTAAAATAATAGTAGTACCAAAGACAGCACCTTCTATCAAAAATGGAAAATTGGCTATGGAGATTCCGTGCGGTCAGAAATTAATACAGACACAAAGGGCTTCAACAGGAAAGTCGTTTCGATCCAATCCATTCTTGGGGTCAAATAAAGACAAAAAAGGATATGTCAGTGACCTAGCACGACAAAGCACTCTCCGAGGGCATGGAATGTCTAATTTTTTGGTCAGAATATCCACAGTAATGTCTCTGTTAGATTCTCCGGTCGAAATAAGGGAAAGGTCAATTCTATTCTCGATGGAAACGGAATTTTGCGAATTCTCCCCCGAACTGGAAGATCATTTCGAGATCTTCGAACATATTCGAGGGTTCAATGTTACTATTGTAACTTCGGCCAACACACAAGATGAGACTTTACCACCGTGGAGCGGCTTTTTGCAAAAAGATGAGGGGGAAACTCAGTAA